The Thermodesulfobacteriota bacterium genome includes the window CCCGCGCCTGGGTACCGTCCCTCAGGGTCGTGTCGTAGAGGCGGACGGGCTTCATCAGGAGGCTTTCCCCAGTCCGAACGCGTCGTGGAGGACACGCACGGCAAGCTCCGTGTACTTCTCCTCGATGAGGACGGATATCTTGATCTCCGAGGTGCTGATGCCGAGGATGTTGATCCCCTCGGCCGCCAGCGTCTCGAACACCTTCATCGCGACCCCCGCGTGCGACCGCATCGCCATGCCGACGATGGAGACCTTCGCGATCTTGTCGTCGCCGACCACCTTCTCCGCCCCCACCTCGGCGGCGGTCTTCTCGGTGATCAGCATCGCCTTCTTGTAGTCGGCGCGCCCGACCGTGAAGGTCAGGTCGGTGTGCCCGGTGACGGAGACGTTCTGGACGATGACGTCGACCACGATGTTCGCCTCGGAAAGGGGCTTGAAGATCTTCGCCGCGATCCCCGGCCGGTCGGGAACCTTCACGAGCGTGACCTTCGCCTCGTTCTTGCTGTATGCGACTCCCGACACGACCGCCGTCTCCATGATCTCCTCCTCCGTCGTGACAATCGTACCCAGGTTATCGTTGAACGAGGAGCGGACGTGGATCCGCACCCCGTACTTCATCCCGAACTCCACCGAGCGGATCTGCAGCA containing:
- a CDS encoding aspartate kinase, with product KTRDQGNDVVVVVSAMSGETNRLLGLAHQISELPNERELDVVASTGEQVTIGLLSIALTELGYKAKSFCGFQIPITTDQAYVKARIRNIEGDTIRQALKEGYIVVVAGFQGIDDTGSITTLGRGGSDTSAVAVAAALKADVCEIYTDVDGVYTTDPNICADARKLDKISFEEMLELASLGAKVLQIRSVEFGMKYGVRIHVRSSFNDNLGTIVTTEEEIMETAVVSGVAYSKNEAKVTLVKVPDRPGIAAKIFKPLSEANIVVDVIVQNVSVTGHTDLTFTVGRADYKKAMLITEKTAAEVGAEKVVGDDKIAKVSIVGMAMRSHAGVAMKVFETLAAEGINILGISTSEIKISVLIEEKYTELAVRVLHDAFGLGKAS